One window of Manihot esculenta cultivar AM560-2 chromosome 17, M.esculenta_v8, whole genome shotgun sequence genomic DNA carries:
- the LOC110604422 gene encoding uncharacterized protein At4g22758, whose product MLLYKQKKNQPAKGKRLLISVTVLGSAGPIRFVVNEEEVVTAVIDTALKSYAREGRLPVLGSDLNDFFLYCPNAGSGALSPWETIGSLGCRNFMLCKKPQPVKVDNNARSNSAITQKASGSWKSWINKSRSLKISSH is encoded by the exons ATGTTGCTTTACAAGCAGAAGAAGAATCAGCCGGCTAAGGGCAAACGGCTGTTGATTAGTGTGACAGTGTTGGGGAGTGCCGGACCGATTCGTTTTGTGGTGAATGAGGAAGAGGTCGTCACTGCTGTTATTGATACTGCCCTCAAATCTTATGCGCGTGAGGGTCGGCTTCCTGTTCTTGGCTCTGATCTTAACGATTTCTTCCTTTATTGTCCCAATGCTGGGTCAGGTG CTCTGAGCCCATGGGAAACAATAGGATCACTGGGATGTCGCAATTTTATGCTATGCAAGAAGCCACAGCCAGTGAAGGTGGACAATAATGCTAGATCAAATTCAGCAATTACTCAAAAGGCGAGTGGGAGTTGGAAGTCATGGATTAACAAGTCCCGCAGTCTCAAGATCTCTTCTCATTAA
- the LOC110605507 gene encoding protein C2-DOMAIN ABA-RELATED 7 isoform X2 has product MENILGLLRIRVIRGVNLAGRDLGGSDPYVVLRIRPVKNNNNPEWNEELTLSITDLDVPIKLEVFDKDTFTKDDRLGDADIDIKPYIEILRMGLENLPNGCVVKRVQPNRTNCLADESHMVWNNGEITQGMHLRLRNMKCGEVEIQIKWINVPGSKGLQIDSSSS; this is encoded by the exons ATGGAGAACATTCTTGGTCTTCTCAGGATTCGGGTGATAAGAGGGGTAAATCTTGCAGGTCGTGATCTCGGTGGCAGCGATCCTTATGTG GTACTGAGGATTCGACCTGTGAAAAATAACAACAATCCTGAATGGAATGAAGAATTAACTCTTTCCATCACAGATTTGGATGTTCCTATAAAATTA GAAGTTTTTGACAAAGACACATTCACCAAGGATGACAGGCTAGGCGATGCAGACATTGACATCAAACCATATATAGAGATACTTAGGATGGGCTTAGAAAATCTCCCAAATGGCTGTGTAGTGAAACGAGTTCAGCCAAATAGAACCaactgccttgctgatgaaagCCATATGGTGTGGAACAATGGCGAAATCACCCAGGGCATGCATCTCAGATTGAGAAATATGAAGTGTGGTGAAGTGGAGATTCAAATTAAGTGGATCAATGTTCCTGGTAGCAAGGGATTGCAAATTGACTCTAGCAGCAGCTAA
- the LOC110605507 gene encoding protein C2-DOMAIN ABA-RELATED 7 isoform X1 produces MENILGLLRIRVIRGVNLAGRDLGGSDPYVVVTSGDQVLRIRPVKNNNNPEWNEELTLSITDLDVPIKLEVFDKDTFTKDDRLGDADIDIKPYIEILRMGLENLPNGCVVKRVQPNRTNCLADESHMVWNNGEITQGMHLRLRNMKCGEVEIQIKWINVPGSKGLQIDSSSS; encoded by the exons ATGGAGAACATTCTTGGTCTTCTCAGGATTCGGGTGATAAGAGGGGTAAATCTTGCAGGTCGTGATCTCGGTGGCAGCGATCCTTATGTGGTAGTCACCTCCGGAGACCAG GTACTGAGGATTCGACCTGTGAAAAATAACAACAATCCTGAATGGAATGAAGAATTAACTCTTTCCATCACAGATTTGGATGTTCCTATAAAATTA GAAGTTTTTGACAAAGACACATTCACCAAGGATGACAGGCTAGGCGATGCAGACATTGACATCAAACCATATATAGAGATACTTAGGATGGGCTTAGAAAATCTCCCAAATGGCTGTGTAGTGAAACGAGTTCAGCCAAATAGAACCaactgccttgctgatgaaagCCATATGGTGTGGAACAATGGCGAAATCACCCAGGGCATGCATCTCAGATTGAGAAATATGAAGTGTGGTGAAGTGGAGATTCAAATTAAGTGGATCAATGTTCCTGGTAGCAAGGGATTGCAAATTGACTCTAGCAGCAGCTAA